In Acidovorax sp. GBBC 1281, a single window of DNA contains:
- the gsiB gene encoding glutathione ABC transporter substrate-binding protein GsiB — MKKASTRRIAFSLLALAMSGSALAAGNAVLAIYQQPETLDPYNTNTTITTAVTKSFYEGLFAFDKDMKVKNVLAESYEVSNDGLVYTFKLRSGVKFHDGTDFNAAAAKATLDRVMNPENRLLRANQFNRVAKVEAVNPTTLRITLKEPFGPFINALAHASAAMISPAALAKWGSKDIAFHPVGTGPFEFVEWKQTEAIVGKKFAGYWKKGYPKVDQVTWKPVIENNTRAAMLQTGEADFAFTLPYEPIATLKKSDKVTVVSAPSIIQRFLTFNMLQKPYDNPKVREAIGYAINKEALAKVAFNGHAFPAQGFVPQGVEYAVKMQPIPYNVAKAKELLKEAGYPNGFESVLWSGYNNTTSQKVIQFIQQQLQQVGIKVSVQALEPGQRAEQVDSWPDPKTAKVRLYYIGWSSSTGEADWALRPLFSTESWAPKLANYAFYSNPVVDESIAKALLTTNGAEREALYKTAQEQLAKDLPRIPLVTEDVLYAHAKRLSGVHVMPDGNINSDEIDLK; from the coding sequence ATGAAGAAAGCTTCCACCCGCCGCATCGCCTTCAGCCTGCTGGCCCTGGCCATGTCCGGCTCCGCACTGGCCGCCGGCAACGCCGTGCTGGCCATCTACCAGCAGCCCGAGACGCTCGACCCCTACAACACCAACACGACCATCACCACGGCCGTGACCAAGAGTTTCTACGAAGGCCTGTTCGCGTTCGACAAGGACATGAAGGTCAAGAACGTGCTGGCCGAGAGCTACGAAGTGTCGAACGACGGCCTCGTCTATACCTTCAAGCTGCGCTCGGGCGTCAAGTTCCACGACGGCACCGACTTCAACGCCGCCGCGGCCAAGGCCACCCTCGACCGCGTGATGAACCCCGAGAACCGCCTGCTGCGCGCCAACCAGTTCAACCGCGTCGCCAAGGTCGAGGCCGTAAACCCGACCACGCTGCGCATCACGCTCAAGGAGCCCTTCGGCCCCTTCATCAATGCGCTGGCCCACGCTTCGGCCGCGATGATCTCGCCCGCCGCGCTGGCCAAGTGGGGCAGCAAGGACATCGCCTTCCACCCCGTGGGCACCGGCCCGTTCGAGTTCGTCGAATGGAAGCAGACCGAGGCCATCGTGGGCAAGAAGTTCGCGGGATACTGGAAGAAGGGCTACCCCAAGGTCGATCAGGTCACCTGGAAGCCTGTGATCGAGAACAACACCCGCGCCGCCATGCTGCAGACGGGCGAAGCCGACTTCGCCTTCACGCTGCCCTATGAGCCGATCGCCACGCTCAAGAAGAGCGACAAGGTCACGGTCGTGTCCGCGCCGTCGATCATCCAGCGCTTCCTCACCTTCAACATGCTGCAAAAGCCGTATGACAACCCCAAGGTGCGCGAAGCCATCGGCTACGCCATCAATAAGGAAGCGCTGGCCAAGGTGGCCTTCAACGGCCATGCCTTCCCGGCCCAGGGCTTCGTGCCGCAGGGCGTGGAATACGCGGTGAAGATGCAGCCCATTCCCTACAACGTGGCCAAGGCCAAGGAACTGCTGAAGGAAGCGGGCTACCCCAACGGTTTCGAATCCGTGCTGTGGAGCGGCTACAACAACACCACCAGCCAGAAGGTGATCCAGTTCATCCAGCAGCAGTTGCAGCAGGTCGGCATCAAGGTGTCGGTGCAGGCGCTGGAGCCCGGCCAGCGCGCCGAGCAGGTGGATTCATGGCCCGATCCCAAGACCGCCAAGGTGCGCCTTTATTACATCGGCTGGTCTTCCTCCACCGGCGAGGCCGACTGGGCGCTGCGCCCCCTGTTCTCCACGGAGTCCTGGGCGCCGAAGCTGGCGAACTACGCCTTCTATAGCAACCCCGTGGTGGACGAGTCCATCGCCAAGGCGCTGCTGACCACCAACGGAGCCGAGCGCGAAGCGCTCTACAAGACCGCGCAGGAGCAGCTCGCCAAGGACCTGCCGCGCATCCCGCTGGTGACGGAGGACGTGCTGTACGCCCACGCCAAGCGCCTGTCCGGTGTGCATGTGATGCCCGACGGCAACATCAACAGCGACGAGATCGACCTGAAATAA
- a CDS encoding M55 family metallopeptidase, translated as MKILISVDIEGVAGVYHPEQVRPGNPEYERARRLMAAEANAAIEGAFDAGASEVYVNDSHGGFRNMPPDLLDERAQAIQGKPRYLSMVAGVELGMDGVCIIGYHSRAQGRGILAHTINSFAFARIAFNGQELGEAGIYGALAGAYGVPVIMGSGDDVFIAETQPLFPQARFVQTKRATGQTSGISLSPAQSCAAIRAGVAAAVRDCAAVPPFRIEGEILVDVQAQTPALADLFCQWPTLERAASDAVRFQAPDTESAVRMVNCLSAMSSMLR; from the coding sequence ATGAAAATTCTCATTTCCGTCGATATCGAAGGCGTCGCGGGCGTCTACCACCCCGAGCAGGTGCGGCCCGGCAATCCCGAATACGAGCGCGCGCGGCGCCTGATGGCGGCCGAGGCCAACGCGGCGATCGAAGGCGCCTTCGATGCCGGGGCCTCCGAGGTCTACGTGAACGATTCGCACGGTGGTTTCCGGAACATGCCGCCGGACCTGCTGGACGAACGGGCGCAGGCCATCCAGGGCAAGCCCCGCTACCTGAGCATGGTGGCGGGCGTGGAACTGGGTATGGACGGCGTATGCATCATCGGCTATCACTCCCGAGCCCAGGGGCGCGGCATTCTGGCCCACACCATCAACAGCTTCGCCTTCGCGCGCATCGCCTTCAACGGGCAGGAACTGGGCGAGGCGGGGATCTATGGCGCCCTGGCAGGCGCCTATGGGGTGCCGGTGATCATGGGGTCGGGTGACGACGTGTTCATCGCGGAAACCCAGCCGCTGTTTCCCCAGGCCCGGTTCGTGCAGACCAAGCGGGCGACGGGCCAGACGAGCGGTATCAGCCTGTCGCCTGCGCAGTCCTGCGCGGCCATCCGGGCGGGCGTGGCGGCAGCCGTGCGGGATTGCGCTGCCGTGCCGCCTTTTCGCATCGAGGGCGAGATTCTGGTGGACGTGCAGGCCCAGACGCCTGCCCTGGCTGATCTGTTCTGCCAGTGGCCCACGCTGGAGCGCGCGGCCTCCGACGCCGTGCGCTTTCAGGCCCCCGACACCGAGTCCGCCGTGCGAATGGTCAATTGCCTGTCGGCCATGTCGAGCATGCTGCGATGA
- the gsiC gene encoding glutathione ABC transporter permease GsiC: MLNYFLKRLLGLLPTLLIVAVLVFLFVHMLPGDPARLAAGQDADEAAVAVVRHDLGLDRPLPEQFVHFFTRMVQGDFGKSIRTGRTVAAEIGERFMPTLALTVTSMVWAVIFGMGIGIISAVYRNQWPDRLGMTLAVSGISFPAFALGMVLMQVFSVNLGWLPTVGATSWQHYILPSITLGAAVAAVMARFTRASFVEVVQEDFVRTARAKGLNERLVILKHCLRNALIPVITMMGLQFGFLLGGSIVVEAVFNWPGLGRLLVDAVTMRDYPVIQTLVLLFSLEFILINLVVDMLYGFINPTIRYK, from the coding sequence ATGCTGAACTACTTTCTCAAACGACTGCTGGGACTCTTGCCCACGCTGCTGATCGTGGCTGTGCTGGTGTTCCTGTTCGTCCACATGCTGCCCGGCGACCCCGCGCGCCTGGCGGCGGGCCAGGACGCCGACGAGGCCGCCGTCGCGGTAGTGCGCCACGACCTGGGCCTGGACAGGCCACTGCCCGAGCAGTTCGTGCACTTCTTCACGCGCATGGTTCAGGGCGACTTCGGCAAGTCCATCCGCACCGGCCGCACGGTGGCGGCCGAGATCGGCGAGCGCTTCATGCCCACGCTGGCGCTCACGGTCACCAGCATGGTCTGGGCGGTGATCTTCGGCATGGGCATCGGCATCATCTCGGCCGTGTATCGCAATCAATGGCCCGACCGGCTGGGCATGACGCTGGCGGTGTCGGGCATCTCGTTTCCCGCGTTCGCGCTGGGCATGGTGCTGATGCAGGTGTTCTCGGTCAACCTGGGCTGGCTGCCCACGGTGGGTGCGACAAGCTGGCAGCACTACATCCTGCCCTCCATCACGCTGGGGGCCGCCGTCGCCGCGGTGATGGCGCGCTTCACCCGAGCCTCGTTCGTCGAGGTGGTGCAGGAAGACTTCGTGCGCACGGCGCGCGCCAAGGGGCTCAACGAGCGCCTCGTGATCTTGAAGCATTGCCTGCGCAATGCGCTCATTCCCGTCATCACCATGATGGGGCTGCAGTTCGGCTTCCTGCTGGGCGGCTCCATCGTGGTGGAGGCCGTCTTCAACTGGCCGGGCCTGGGTCGCCTGCTGGTGGATGCCGTGACCATGCGGGACTACCCCGTGATCCAGACGCTGGTGCTGCTGTTCTCGCTGGAGTTCATCCTCATCAATCTCGTGGTGGACATGCTCTACGGCTTCATCAATCCCACCATCCGCTACAAGTGA
- a CDS encoding P1 family peptidase, whose translation MRPSSTGITAALVPPRIGNLLAGPLDAITDVAGVTVGHATRDDGPVQTGVTVIHPHGLDPYRHKVPAGAAVINGFGKSVGLVQLAELGQLETPIALTNTFSVSAMAQAQIRQCIEANPETGRALPTVNPLVLECNDGFLNDIQRMALDGGDYLAACSNAGARFAQGSVGSGRGMSSFQLKGGIGTASRRVPLRQGGICTVGALVLANYGLLPNLVWGGKAIGAEVATLLDDSARAQSAETERGSIIMVLATDAPLDARQLNRLALRAGAGLARTGSVYGHGSGDIALAFSTGYTVPHLADQPMPATPMLHETLLDGLFQAAADSVEQAIVHALWHATPVTGRDGHRRPALRGLLPCLPASIS comes from the coding sequence ATGAGGCCGTCTTCGACAGGCATCACGGCGGCATTGGTGCCGCCACGCATCGGCAACCTGCTGGCCGGGCCACTCGATGCCATCACCGACGTGGCGGGCGTGACCGTGGGGCATGCGACGCGCGATGACGGTCCGGTGCAGACCGGCGTCACCGTGATCCATCCGCATGGGCTGGACCCCTATCGCCACAAGGTGCCGGCCGGTGCGGCGGTGATCAATGGCTTCGGCAAGAGCGTGGGCCTGGTGCAGTTGGCGGAATTGGGGCAACTGGAGACGCCTATCGCGTTGACCAACACCTTCTCCGTCAGTGCCATGGCCCAGGCGCAGATCCGCCAATGCATCGAGGCCAATCCGGAGACGGGCAGGGCGTTGCCCACGGTCAATCCGCTGGTGCTGGAGTGCAATGACGGTTTTTTGAACGACATCCAGCGCATGGCCCTGGACGGGGGCGACTACCTGGCGGCGTGCAGCAACGCCGGCGCGCGCTTTGCACAGGGTTCGGTGGGCTCGGGGCGGGGTATGTCGAGTTTCCAGCTGAAAGGCGGCATCGGCACGGCGTCGCGCCGGGTGCCGCTGCGCCAGGGGGGCATCTGCACGGTCGGAGCGCTGGTGCTGGCCAACTACGGGCTGCTTCCGAACCTGGTATGGGGCGGCAAGGCCATCGGTGCCGAAGTGGCCACCCTGCTGGACGACAGCGCGCGCGCGCAGTCTGCGGAGACCGAACGCGGCTCCATCATCATGGTGCTCGCCACCGATGCGCCGCTGGATGCCCGCCAACTGAATCGTCTGGCCCTGCGCGCGGGCGCAGGGCTGGCACGCACCGGCTCGGTCTACGGCCATGGCAGCGGCGACATCGCCCTGGCGTTCTCCACGGGCTACACCGTGCCGCATCTGGCGGACCAGCCCATGCCGGCCACGCCGATGCTGCACGAAACCTTGCTGGACGGCCTGTTCCAGGCTGCGGCCGACAGCGTGGAACAAGCCATCGTCCATGCCCTGTGGCATGCCACGCCCGTCACCGGCCGGGATGGGCACCGCCGCCCTGCATTGCGCGGGTTGCTGCCCTGTCTGCCCGCATCGATTTCCTGA
- a CDS encoding aspartate/glutamate racemase family protein, with protein sequence MNGEPHSFGTPAKVGILAGMGPAAGVDFARLFLKASERWLQDHGLAVQDQAFPEHWMAQVPVADRSRALSDANAPQPLDEMARVLQQLSAVGARAVAISCNTAHAWHAALQERVPSVDLLHIARETAAELQRRGIRQVALLATQGTYGMGLYDTVMAAHGIECVIPDPSEREELMQGIYQGVKAGNLALAQACFTRVGRQLRGRHGDGIALIMACTEIPLALPQAPQAQGWTLIDPSEILAMALARKAYEGHAGH encoded by the coding sequence ATGAACGGCGAACCGCATTCCTTTGGCACGCCCGCGAAGGTCGGCATCCTGGCCGGCATGGGACCGGCGGCAGGCGTGGATTTCGCCCGCCTGTTTCTCAAGGCGTCCGAGCGCTGGTTGCAGGACCATGGCCTGGCGGTTCAGGACCAGGCATTCCCCGAGCACTGGATGGCACAGGTCCCGGTGGCGGACCGGTCCCGCGCGCTCAGCGATGCAAACGCACCGCAGCCATTGGACGAAATGGCGCGGGTGCTGCAGCAACTCTCGGCCGTGGGCGCCCGCGCCGTGGCCATCTCGTGCAATACCGCGCACGCCTGGCACGCTGCGCTGCAGGAGCGAGTGCCGTCCGTGGACCTGCTGCACATCGCGCGGGAGACTGCCGCCGAATTGCAGCGGCGGGGCATCCGCCAAGTGGCGCTGCTGGCCACGCAAGGCACCTACGGCATGGGCCTGTACGACACCGTCATGGCGGCCCATGGCATCGAATGCGTGATTCCCGATCCCTCCGAGCGTGAAGAACTCATGCAGGGCATCTACCAAGGGGTCAAGGCCGGGAACCTGGCGTTGGCGCAGGCATGTTTCACGCGCGTGGGCAGGCAGTTGCGTGGGCGCCATGGCGATGGCATCGCCTTGATTATGGCCTGCACCGAAATCCCGCTGGCCTTGCCTCAGGCCCCGCAGGCGCAAGGCTGGACACTGATCGATCCTTCCGAAATCCTGGCCATGGCGCTGGCCCGCAAGGCCTACGAAGGGCACGCCGGGCACTGA
- the gsiD gene encoding glutathione ABC transporter permease GsiD yields the protein MTTPSIPTPPDAAQLAAASVAPAAASSGAVRTPWREFWRKFKKQRVAMVALAFVLLLVLVAVLAPVLVPYDPEGFFDYERLNELPSAVHWFGVDPLGRDIFSRILMGARISLAAGFLSVLIGCLIGTTLGLLAGYYEGWWDRVVMRISDVLFAFPGILLALGVVAILGSNMTNVIVAVAVFSVPAFARLVRGNTLVLKQMTYIESARSIGASDWTIIVRHILPGTISSIVVYFTMRVGTSIITAASLSFLGMGAQPPTPEWGAMLNEARADMVNAPHVALFPSLAIFLTVLAFNLLGDGLRDALDPKIDRQS from the coding sequence ATGACCACGCCCTCCATCCCCACGCCCCCCGATGCCGCGCAACTGGCGGCCGCCTCGGTGGCGCCTGCCGCTGCCAGTTCCGGCGCGGTCCGCACGCCCTGGCGCGAGTTCTGGCGCAAGTTCAAGAAGCAGCGCGTGGCCATGGTGGCGCTGGCTTTCGTGCTGCTGCTGGTGCTGGTGGCCGTGCTGGCACCGGTCCTGGTGCCTTACGACCCCGAAGGCTTTTTCGACTACGAAAGGCTGAACGAACTGCCGTCGGCCGTCCACTGGTTCGGCGTGGACCCGCTGGGGCGCGACATCTTCAGCCGCATCCTGATGGGCGCGCGAATCTCGCTGGCGGCGGGATTCCTGTCGGTGCTCATCGGCTGCCTGATCGGCACGACCCTCGGTCTGCTGGCCGGGTACTACGAGGGATGGTGGGACCGCGTGGTGATGCGCATCTCGGACGTGCTGTTCGCCTTCCCCGGCATCTTGCTGGCGCTCGGCGTGGTAGCCATCCTGGGCAGCAACATGACGAACGTCATCGTGGCCGTGGCGGTGTTCAGCGTGCCGGCCTTCGCGCGGCTGGTGCGCGGCAACACGCTGGTGCTCAAGCAGATGACCTACATCGAATCGGCGCGCAGCATCGGTGCGTCGGACTGGACCATCATCGTACGGCACATCCTGCCGGGCACGATCTCTTCGATCGTCGTGTACTTCACGATGCGCGTGGGCACCTCGATCATCACGGCGGCCAGCCTGTCGTTCCTGGGCATGGGCGCGCAGCCGCCCACGCCGGAATGGGGCGCCATGCTCAACGAGGCCCGTGCGGACATGGTGAACGCACCGCACGTGGCGCTGTTCCCCAGCCTGGCCATTTTCCTGACCGTGCTCGCCTTCAATTTGCTGGGGGACGGCTTGCGCGATGCCCTCGACCCGAAGATCGACCGGCAGTCATGA